DNA from Asticcacaulis sp. ZE23SCel15:
TTGGTCATTTTGGGCGAATAGAGCTGACGCATAAACAGAAGCGGGCCGAGCAGGGCGATCACCAGCGTGCCATAGGAGGACGCTTCCGGCATCAGGCCGACCGTGCGGCGCACGCCGCCACTGACTTCCTGATCGACCAGCATGGCGTAGCTGGCGTTTCGGAAAATTTTGAGCATGTCGGTCTTGCCGGCTATGCCGAAAACGAAATCTATCATGCCGGTCGCGATGGCGGCGATCATGGCGTACAAAATCGCCTTGGTGAAGGTCTCTTTGAAATCCGGCAAACGCGCCATAGTCGCCATGGCGGTGACAATCATGAACGAGATGATCAGGTACAGCGATTGGGTAATATTAGACGTCGTCGGATAGAGCGGCGTCAGGGCGTAGGAATAGCTGGTGGCTAGGCGCATCGGGATGACGTACATCTCTCCGGCAAACAGGCTGGGCAGAATAAAAGCGCCCACCACCGCCACCACGGTGAATAGCCCTAAGATTCCGACCCGACTGGGGTTAACCAGGGTCCGGGTATAGATTTGCGCGGTTTTCTGCATCCACAATAGCTTGCCGATCAGGAACAGGAACGCCACCGGGGCCGCCAGAATACTGGCGCCTGCGGTCAGGGCCGGGGGGATGAGCGCCAGAGCGCCGAAGCTGGTATAGACCAGCGCCGTAATCAGCAGGAAAGATGGTGGCCGCGTCAGGCCGTAAATCAGGATCAGCAGACAGAGTATGGAAACAGGCGTCACGTCTTTAGTCCTTTTCGCGCCCTTCGGGCAACCGTCGGGAAGCCCGAACAGGGTTATTCATAACGGCAGCATTTTTCAAGCGGCTTTTGCTGCAACGGCGGCGGGGGCTAAAAGTTCCAGAATCTGGCGGGCCGTGCGCGCCCAGCTATAGTGGGATGCCTTGAGCCGCCCAAGGCTGACATAGGTCTGACGCAAAGTCGGATCGGTATTGAGGGCGCTGATCTGGCGGACCCAGTCTTGGGGCTGATCAGGATCGGCATAGAGCACGGCCTCACCACACACTTCCGGTAACGCCCCGCACGGGGCCACGACTGCCGGACAGCCCAGCAGCATGGCCTCAAGCGGCGGCAGACCAAAGCCTTCGGTGCGCGACGGAAAGGCAATGCATAAAGCCTGAGCCATAAGCGCACTTAAGGCTTCATCGCTGACCGGCCCCGCCGCGATGATGTTGTCACCCAGCGCCACCTCGGTAAGAGATTGCAGGGCGTTGCGATCAGCCCGGCCAAATAGAACCAGCTTCAGTTCCGGCAGGTCGGCAAAGGCTTCGAGCAGCACTTTGATATTCTTGTGGCTCTGGGTATTGGCCAGGCCGATAACATAGCCGCCTTCGGTCAGGCCAAGATGCTCAAGCACGGAACGATCCGGCCGCACCCGCAGGACATGGTCTACACCATTGTGAACCGCGGTGATTTTGGCGGCGGGCGCAATGCCATAGTGGATCAGCTCTTGTTTAGAGAACTCCGACACCGACAATATCTGCTGGCTGCGATGACCGAGCCACGGCTGGATAAAACGGTACCAAAGCCGAAACGGCACACTGTAGGATTTGGGCGAGGCGTGCACTTGCGCGTCATGCAGCATGGTCACGGCATTCAGGCTTAAGGCCGGACCGAGATTGCACAGGTTTAGCAAGCGGGTGCCGCGTGCCAGATACGGCAGGTCGACCTGTTCCCACAGGTTGCCGCCAAAACGGCCGGCTGTGCGGGTGGGAATGGTCTTAAGACCCAATCCGGCAATGGCCTCGGCGGCGGATTTCGGGGCGACCAGTTCAAACGTGATCTGATCGCGAAGGGCCGGATCAAGGGTGATGAGGCGGTCAAGCTCGCGCACGATTTCCATCGCCACGCGCTGAACGCCGGTCATATGGGCGCCCATGAACTTGCCATTAAGTGTTACGCGAACCGGATGCATAGTTATAGCTTAACCGCGCATAGCCTGTTTTTCCAGCATGACGTTGCTGGGTTTCAGTTCGATCACCGGGCTGGGCGGGACATCCTCGCCCTTAAGGCAGTCTTCGATATGGCGACGCAGACGCTCGACAAAGATCGGCTTGGCAAAACTTGAGGCGTGGGCGCTCAAGGTCGCCGGATCGAAGCTTTCGTGGCGGATTTCCATCTCTTCGACGGCGGCCATCAGCAATTCGACCGTCTGCTCTTTAAACAAGATTCCGGTCTTGCCATCCACGACGGTTTCAAGCGCGCCGCCCTTGGCATAGGCAATCACAGGGCGTCCACTGGCCATGACTTCAAGCGGGATGATGCCAAAGTCCTCAACACCGGGGAAAACCAGAGCACGGCAATGGGCAAAGTGATGGGCCATGGCCTTATCATCAACTGAGTCCAGAAACTGCACATTCGGGCCCGCAGAGGCTTTCAATTTCGAGTCGGCACCGGCGCCAATAACCACCAGCGGCTTACCGGATTTAGTGAAGGTTTCGACCGCCAGGCTGACTTTTTTGTAGGGCGTTATCTGACCGGCGCACAGGTAATAGTCACCGGGACCGTCGCTGTTGCTGGCCAGAGGCACAAAGCGCGAAGTATCGACCGGAGGATTAATGACCGTGGCGTCGCGGCGATAGAATTTCTCAATACGCTTGGCGACATAGTGCGAATTGGCGATGAAGTGGTCGACCCGTGAGGCAGTGGTCACGTCCCACACCCGCAGCATGGGGGCTGCGATCGACATGATCAGGCGGCCCATAAAGCCCATGCTGGAGCGGTACTGATCATACAGATCCCAGATGTAGCGCATAGGCGAATGGCAATAGCAGATATGGGTGGCGTCCGGGCGGGTCACGATCGCCTTGGCGGGGCCGGCCTCGCTTGAGATCACCAGATCATAACCGGTGACATCGAAGGATTCGATGGCGAACGGCATTAGCGGCAGCATGGCCTTATAGTGTTTCACGCCACCGAACTTTTGCAGGAACGAGGTGTGGATCTTATGTTTCAGGATGGTGGGTGACAGCTTGGCTGGATCGGCCACCAGAGTGAATATATCCGCATCCGGATAAAGTTCACACAACGCTTCAAGTACTCGTTCGCCCCCGCGCATGCCGACTAGCCAGTAATGTACAAGGGCGACTTTCATTGCGTATCTGCGCGTCCTTCGGCGTGAATTGGTTATGTGTCAGTTAATAATGGTTAACACATATTACGGTTGTATAACGTGGGTTTGCGAAAGGCAATAAGCTGCTGAACTCACTGGATTTTCAATTCCGTAAAAAACCCGGTGAACGCAGGCGACGTGCCTTCAAGCCCGGCCATAACCAATTTCAGCAAGAAGGGTGCCATGCGCAGGGGTGTCATAGCTTGTCCCCGAAATTTATTGAATTTTTATTTTGCAGCACACAAAAAAAGCGGCAGGTGAGCCTGCCGCTTTTGGTTTTGAGATGTGCCGTAAACCCTAATATGAGCCTTTTTGTAACAGTACCGCCGGTAACGTTTTTACCAGGATCATGATATATATGCCACACGAATGCTTACGGGCAAACAGGCGATCCATGGCTACACGACGGCTGTAGCTGACATCGTTGCGGCCCATGACCTGCCACAGGCCGGTAATGCCGGGCAGCACGGACACGTAGTTTTTAAAGGAGCGGCCATATTTGACCACTTCGGCGCTGACGATCGGGCGTGGGCCGACGAGGCTCATTTCACCGCGAATGACGTTGAGCAACTGAGGCAGCTCATCGACGCTGGTTTTGCGCAAGATGCGTCCCAAAACGGTAATGCGCGGATCGTTCTTGAGCTTCT
Protein-coding regions in this window:
- a CDS encoding glycosyltransferase family 1 protein produces the protein MHPVRVTLNGKFMGAHMTGVQRVAMEIVRELDRLITLDPALRDQITFELVAPKSAAEAIAGLGLKTIPTRTAGRFGGNLWEQVDLPYLARGTRLLNLCNLGPALSLNAVTMLHDAQVHASPKSYSVPFRLWYRFIQPWLGHRSQQILSVSEFSKQELIHYGIAPAAKITAVHNGVDHVLRVRPDRSVLEHLGLTEGGYVIGLANTQSHKNIKVLLEAFADLPELKLVLFGRADRNALQSLTEVALGDNIIAAGPVSDEALSALMAQALCIAFPSRTEGFGLPPLEAMLLGCPAVVAPCGALPEVCGEAVLYADPDQPQDWVRQISALNTDPTLRQTYVSLGRLKASHYSWARTARQILELLAPAAVAAKAA
- a CDS encoding glycosyltransferase; this translates as MKVALVHYWLVGMRGGERVLEALCELYPDADIFTLVADPAKLSPTILKHKIHTSFLQKFGGVKHYKAMLPLMPFAIESFDVTGYDLVISSEAGPAKAIVTRPDATHICYCHSPMRYIWDLYDQYRSSMGFMGRLIMSIAAPMLRVWDVTTASRVDHFIANSHYVAKRIEKFYRRDATVINPPVDTSRFVPLASNSDGPGDYYLCAGQITPYKKVSLAVETFTKSGKPLVVIGAGADSKLKASAGPNVQFLDSVDDKAMAHHFAHCRALVFPGVEDFGIIPLEVMASGRPVIAYAKGGALETVVDGKTGILFKEQTVELLMAAVEEMEIRHESFDPATLSAHASSFAKPIFVERLRRHIEDCLKGEDVPPSPVIELKPSNVMLEKQAMRG